Part of the Nicotiana sylvestris chromosome 5, ASM39365v2, whole genome shotgun sequence genome is shown below.
TCACTTGGTGCTTCTTCACTATACAGACGGCTAGCTTTAGGCCTAGCACTAAAAAAAGGTGTAATTGATTAGTTCTAACATTTGCCTTATCCaaaagggatgggccagtgtcCATCGATCTGGTGGATCTACTTTTAGTCCAATTAATACAAATAGGGATATATTTCCACAACAATGATAGCATATTAACCATTACCTACTATCTTGGAAAACTCCAAGGACACTTAGCTTGTTGAAAGTGGAGGCCTTTCAGATCCCCAGAAGACGTTATTATAAATTCTCTACTTGTACATCAGacaaagtatataaaatttaacTATTACCATATTTTCTCTCTTAGTCAATTATTGTAGAGGTTTTGGCCAAATCCTCTCTGCATTTTGTAATTACAATATATGGGCCTCAAAAAGGTTATGGCCTAGATTGGTAACTTTCATTGTACTTTTGCAAGAAAAATATGCTTAAGGTCGGTCCAAATGGTCAAACCTACTTCATAATGCAGTAACAAGACACATATTCATGCGCCCCTACCAACTCTTAAAAGGGATAAGACACAAATAGGTGATCGAATTCACAGTTTATTTtggtatacatagattatacacacacacacacacacatatatatatatatatatatatatgtatatatcgagtatttttagtttaagcaatTGGATAACGCCCTTTTGAATATAGTGTGGAAGGAAGATATTGGATAAGTACCCGTATAGCCTCACAATTTTGTTTCGTTGGGCTAGGCTTGTGTGGGCTGGGCTAGGCAAACCTACATTGACAACTCTATCAGCTAACTCTGGTGGAAAATGGATAGAGTGATTGAATTGAGGCGTGGATCCTTGGAAACAATGAGGAAATGCTTGAATTGGAGAAGGATGAGGAATCTCTAGCATATGTATCTCCAAATCCTGGGGTCTAAATGCCCCTTGAATTTGTTCAATTTTATTGGATGTCCTCAAATTGAAGCACTAAggattggtttggtttggttaaGATGTTAGTTATGCAGGATTATAATAAAGGAAGATTGTTTATGCAATGAACAAGAATGAAGGGATAATATTGTGCATAATTTATATTGAAGAGACTTTTACGAATGGTTTACTTACTTTGCAGGCATTTTTGTCTTTAAAATACTTTTACCACGCATCTCTAACACGTGAATTCTTATACCACATTCTATCTCACATAAAATAATTCGAAACTTAATATGGGTTTTAAATGAAAAACCATACAAACTTAAGCCTGACTCCTTCCTATCACAGACAGATGTAATTAAAAGAACCCGAATTGCCCTTAATGAATGTTAACATTCGACAACTTAAGTAAAATCAAAATCGTCCACGGACTACAGATAAAACCAAATTTGTAGAACTTTTTCCCTCGGCGGCCAGACCTGTCGTCTAGCTCGAATTTCTTGCAGACTGCAACGAGAAAAGATAATATCAGCCATGAGGAAGAACCTGTTGATATTTTGCTTAATATAAGTGCTTCATATAACAAAAGGAAATGTATTAAGCTTACAAGTAGTTCATGATCTCCCATAATCTCATCAATTAACTCTTGTAATGGCTTGTCGGCGCTATTTTCAACTAGAGCAGCAAAGACGGGATCCTCAAGCCCTGTGCAGAAACAGGAGTATGACCAGAGGCCAATGGAGCTAGTATTTTCGACATGGCACATATCTATATATGTGAAAACCATTAAATTTTCAACAAATATTAAATTATGAgcccaaaatttaaaattttgaacCCCTCAAGTTTAAATCCTAGATTAGCCTCTGAGCATGTAAAAGATCATTTTAGATGCGACATTAAACTGAAAAAGAAAGTTGATAAAAGATGAAAAAACAATCTACTATTGTATCAGTTGAATGCCTTAATTGTCATTGCTACGGAAAGAACATCACCATATATCGAAGGATTTGCATTTGCAAGATGTAGTGTGAAATGTTATGCCTTCGCAGATTATAGTATGTTGTGCATTCAAGGAGCAACCAAAAAAAATCCTTCCACTCATGTGTTTTCATAATAAATTATTCTATGATAATCTGTTTCTCCACCTAGATCTCAAGATAATGCTGTATTGAGGCAGTACAGTGTTTAGAAATACTGGATTTTCCTTTTCAAACATTTTTAAGAGAACTGGCGCGCAGTTCTGTCCTGCAGGCAGAAGTTTTATTTGTTTTTCAATGAGTTTTTTCTGTTTAGACATAATTGTTTGGTCAAGTTGAAGACCTCGGCTGTGAATGCAGAAAGAAACGATTTACCACTTTCTTCGAATGCGTCAATAAACATCATCATCTCCTCTCCCGTAAGGCCAGACAGGAAGCAAATTCGTGGAAGCTGTTTAGCTATCTGCATAAAGGATACCTCCTCATTAGAGTAATGATGAGTCTGTTGCTTAGACGAGCAATTTCCGATTCTTATGACAGTTTATTAACTCAGGACAAGGCAcggataagcatatactaaaacAACAGCAGCACGGCAATTACAAGATAGTTGGGGCCTGCTATATGAATCCTCAGTATCCTATGTCGCTCCATTTGGagccagaggcggatccagaattttaagTTTATGGGTTCCTATAACAATCTCAAATTAATCTACATGATAACTGGACCAACGAACTGGGTTCCAAGCTAAATATTCTTATACTTTTAATGATTATTTTAGTACAAATACAGGATCTAtgcaaaagttactgggttcacGGGAACCCATAACCTTTGCTCTAGATCCGCCTCTGTTTGGAGCTGCTTCATTTTGATACTCAATAGTCTGGTTCTTTAACAGCGGGGTCTCAACATTCTCTACTGACATACAAATCCAAACGGATTAAACAGACTTTTAGCAAAGACTGGAACTAATGGCCTACCAGTGTAACTTCACTTCAATCCTAGCTAGTTTGTGTTTCCTATATGCATCTTTTGCTTCCAATGGTAACCTATTGCAATGATCAGCATTAAGATCAGTAATCTTTCAGTTTGAAAGACTACTTGTTCGATTAGCTGAATTGCTAGACTACAATATCTCGATATTATTTACAAAATCTCCAAAATTTTGAGCAATCATAAAACTATTTTTTACTATATACTACACAAGTTAAATGTTTAATACATAGGGATTTTATTGTACTATTTGGGACGCTTACATGAGTTAGTGAAGAAAAACGAGCCAGAACACACATACCTTCAGACCTAGGGTCAGGAAGGAAAAATGCTGATATATACTCATAAGAGGCTTTAGTCTATTTCACAGATCAAGGAGGCGGTAATATGCTTTTTTAACTTTAAAAAGTAACAAAAATTAAGCAGCATATTCACATGTTCTGCTGAACAAATTAGGGCTTAGGTTTCGAATCATAATGTTTGCAAGCTGTATCTTCTATTTACTATTTTATTCTTGGTAACCGAGAAATCCACTGTTTACAAGTTTCGAAACTCAGTGTATAATAGACCCGTCTTGTACCTGTCTCCACTTAAATACTATGATTGGCTCACTAGCCAGGACTCGAACTCGTGACGTATGCTTACCATACATCATGCCCTGTGCTACCTTTTCCATTTAACCAAATCCCTGGGGGCTCTTCAGTttactatttttttcttcttctactgaAAAATGTTTGTTTCTCGAAAAACTGAAGCTCAAAGCACGGCCAAACACTAGTTATATTCATCCATGATCATGTCAACAGTGGGTGTATGCAATGGTGTGTGCCATTATTGTACTAGATATAAGAAGATAATCTCACATCTCAACAGCCCGGTGAGTGCAGAAGCACAATGATCTATCAAAGAATTCAGTTGACTGACCTTTGAAGCATCCAAATTGGGCTGTTTCGTATTTATTGCTTCCCAAAGTGAGCGAGAAATCATGTCTTCGGTACAAAAAATGACCTGCAGCATATATGTTTATTAAATGTAACTTCGAATTGAAATTCAAGAAAATGACATTTAGAAATGCACAATACCATCAACTACATGAAATTTCTGGTTAGACAAAAAGAAACGCACAAGAGCAATGAGATGTCTAGTGAAATTTACCTGAAGGAATTCACCACCCATCTCCTTCAGAAGTTGTTGTATCTGCAACAAGGTAAGCGTATCAGAATCAGTTATGGATTCTAATGAATATCTAGGACGCAATTTTAGTTGCTGTTCTAAGTTTTTTTCCAACAAGCATGCTGCACTGACCCCAAAATTACTAGCATTAAGAGGGAACCTAAACAAAAGAGGAAGATCTAGAAGGAAAAAGCAGTTGAGAAGAGTGACCTAATTCTTCAgcatatgaaaaagaaaatgcagTTCATCCTCCTATGAATATCAAATGAAAAATAATACAGACACTCTATGAATATATAATCGTCCACGTGTTATAGTTTATCAAAATTGATTTTACCTTTGCTGCCTCGTCCACTTCAAATCCCAGCAACAACAAAGCCTGTGTAATCAGTAATTCACGACGTGTTGATTTAAGATTAGAAATTGAGCAAAATATAccagaaaatcacaaaatacgtGCTAATCTTTCTAGAAAACTTTTAGCTTGAAAGGATAACATTTGAAGGCCATCCAAAAATCGCCATCAAGTATTGGCTCTTATACACCATAGTATACAGTCATTAAAGCAAGATATACTTCCCTTTGCAGTAACTTCTTCACTAGAACAAAAATAAATTTTGATACATCTTAGAAGATAcagaaaactcaaaaatttcaGCTCCTTCAGAAATGCCAGGAAGTTCGAATTCTGATAGCTGATTTCAAcatttaaaaatgaaaatattacACACATTTATGTCCATGTTTGTGTCCATAACAAAATGATAAAATACAGATAGAAATGCTCCCGCTCATTAAACTAGTACTCAAATGAGCTCCACATAggaaaaagaagataaagaagCTGTCCGCAACTTAGGCAAAGAAATACTTTATTGTACTGCATTGGATAACGAGTTGCACATCTTCTTTGCCAGATATTAGGCAGGACACTTGTTGAGCCCTAGAAATGTAATTCTCTCCACTTATATTTCCTTGGTTGAGAATATAACTAAAACATGTATTTTCTCACACAATTTCATAGCAGTTCCCACATATCTTGTTCCTATTGGAAGTTGCCTTTTTAGAGGATCAACCAAAACAAATGGAAAGATGAAAAGAAATGACTGATGCTACTGTAAAATAACTAACCAGAACTTACAGGTGGACCATATTTTGGATATTCAGGATTTACAGAAACAAACTTAGATTCTTCATCAGTAATCTCAGAGGGAAGGCCTGAAAAAGAGGGCATTGCGTTAGAACGAAATGGTGAACAGAAATTGCATGAACAACAAAAACAGATGCCAAATAGGCAAAAGTTATTCAAATAAACAGTAGCTTCAAAATCTCATCTACAAAGTTAATGATAGAAAATAACATGATGAGAGATAGAAACTCATTTGAAAACATAGATTGTTACAGCTAATTCTATTTAACCATAAATTCAGGGGATCATAATGTGTAGATCCTTCCAGCTTTTGTATATTTAATTATAAATTTTGCATCAAATCTCAACACAAACAGATATATGTTATTAGATATAAAATTCCTCTCATATTGATAAACCTATTCGCTGTATCGACGTGCCAATTATCAGCTTTTGGAGTTAAATTAGGATTACATGAAAcgttcttttaaaaaaaattataagttaaGAAACTCTAAGAAAAGTACAAGTTGTTGTTCTTCCCTTTTTCCTAATGACAAGAAAGATTATGTGAAAAGGTAAGTAAAAATTGTTTGGTTGATTCTCGGGAAGCAAAATAAGAgaacaatttgaaataaaaagatcttttttttaaaactagAAACCTGGTTCTACCCCTACCTTTAATGTCACAATCCTATATCCTCGAACATCAAGCCTCCTATTGTAATATACCAATCAAATGGAAATCAAGCAGAAGCTCAGTTCCTGATATAATGTCAAAGTCGACAAATCTATTACCATTGTAATCATAGACGGCTATCTAGTATTTCACACTTGGCATTTGCTACACCTAAACTAGGATGTTTCAGATGTTGCATTAAACATGTGCACAAAATCTGCATTAAAAACAATTAGATCTAGTATGTCGTCATCAGTAGCAATTTGAAGCCGTTCTTACTTCTAATAAAAGGAGTTGATCATGGACTATTGGTAAGCCAGGGATGGAGCTAGAGTTTTGGTTACAGATTAGGCCGAACCCAGTAGTTTTGGTCCAAATCCTGTATTTGTCTTATgaaattcattgaatatgtacaaattattaattttagAACCCAATAACTTAAAAAACTGGAATCCTGAACTCATAAGCTTCAAATTCTGCCTCCACCTCTGGCCGCATTAAACAAGAAGTTTGAGTACATTATTGAAGGTAGTTGGAGATAATTAAAGGTAAAAGTGGAAACTTTTACAGAGTGGAACAGATAGTTAAAGAAATCATTCATACAGATAACATCAAAAGATTAGTTTAAATTGCTAGACTCTATTAGATTTCAAAACATTTTACTCCCCCATCCTATTTTACATGACACCATATATCACTATTTAGCGAATCAAACTTTTCCTTTACCGCAATTCTTTCGAATGTTTCCTAAATACTTTTAGATTATAATTTCTAGTACTGTTAGAttttaaatactttttttttgagccgagggtcttcggAAACAAGCTCTCTACTCCCTCAGGTAGGGGTAAgttctgcgtacacactaccctcccctaCCCCACTAGTAAGATTttactggtagttgttgttgttgttaatgtTGTTTATGTAGTTTCCAAATAAGAAAATTTATCTCCAATAGCTGTCAAAACTATGTCCAAAATTGACACCAAAAAAGAATTTTTTGACCCTCCTAATCCTAACCCCATCATTCTTTATCTTATGAAGCCACAATCTTGCACTCTTAAAAATATCAATTCTTTAACCAAAATACAAACTCAATCTCTCAAGTGGGAAAAGAAAAGCGGTATATTTCATATGAACAAAAGAACAAGAATTTAGATGCAAaaataaagaaggagaaagacAAGATAAAAGTAGACTTACCATCAGAAGCTGCTGCTATGGGAAGGTGTTGCTTAAGCCTCAAATGGTGGCCATTTTGGGTGGAGAAAAAAGCTGTTATATGGGAATTCTTGATATAATTTGGTAAAATTGGTTGCTTATTACAGTTCAATCTACTGAAGAAGTTTCCATAGGTTAAGCTGATTGAAGAAGATGCCATCACTTATTTTTTCCACCCTTTATTTCTCTATCTATTTACTTACAACTAAGTAGTAGTGCTATTTACCGTTAAGAGCGTTATCTGTTTgctgttcttttttcttttttattagtATTATTTTTTAACTTCATGTCTAttgcattattttcttttttctctttataGTGAAAATTCCAATTTACAACTTCAAATAAAATGGTTCATTTTTTTGGCTCAACATATTATAATGGCTTTTTTGACTAACCattttgtttcttccttttttttttttccttttttgcttTTTACTCTTCTAACTTTTtaagaatttatttctaaaatagaaGTTAAACATTATCAATTTGTATTTTCTACTTCTACCACAAATatattttgagaagtattttcTATATATTCATCAATATTTAAACATTTATATTTTAGGAAGTTTTGCCTATAAGTGGCATATAAGTCAGAAttttatttccttgttccatattgctactttgagttatatttcataacacgttatcagcacgagtctctaaccaattgtatatatatatctacaaaaaatttcctacatccggaaagattataattagaagccatacatatcaacacatggttaaatgtaaagagaaactacatatggtaagtaatgaaatgtaagaaggtatgattatcttatacttgtcattcctttaaaatctcatatgcacacaacttcgtactacacctgtattgcataagcacatattaatattacatcttttatatcacatgaatggaataaaattttcgaagttctatatgtgaaaatcatagtagcagttaattattgatatgatgcatgttatggtaaccaaggatattttatataaattgtcttatgcatatttatgtgttaactatcttcaatctgtcctcccgctttaaacattttcttttacttggatgaatatttttttcttttggatttttacacttgcatatagtaccaaaaaaaaggaataaaaaataaaataaaattggtcatattgattaaaagcataaatcatcttgaagaaaacaagaaatacttcacatctttatctaggttgattaattacttctttgatatttggaaaacaaaccagctattgagaaagtatacttcataatttatggtcgtatcatttgaaagcaaacaatgattagtatgactactagaagaggtatttttgagtatccatgacctacttgatgcttgctactgacttaccatttttaagtattttatatgaatgatgcacaagctacaactggtaagttgttacctataatgtcacttttcaggtaatataaatgctgaatttatgtattagtactgTATATGTGTTaggtgtacttttgataaatttattcactaattacttagttgaattgagtgaagaaaagtcatggcgttaaatcaaatccaataggtagggtataccccgaaaacaataatatttttgagagagactcaataaatattatgacaatgattttatgatccttttaaactctaatagaatttagaagaaatattctgactacaaacggttgtatttcatatagatgctacaaataattaataaagctttacgctgatttgagatttgtacacttatttaagaaagcaaatttgatttgctaagttgcaaattagttgtgtataactttcttggcatgtgattgaaattaaggcttgagaatgaatctcaatattgtttagcctattatgccattgattgagggtaagacatcgggatcaagtcctgatgctccataatgataagagttgagtttgagtcccaatttattatggcctaacatgcctttatattggtaagacattgggtttgagtctcaatgtaccatattgatgatataatgatgactaaagaaaaataatatatttttcatgaaaaggcatgaaaattgtcccacttaatttgctccattcttgaagtgaatgtgatagcagtgcataataagtttcaatgaagacaagtggttgaacaatgaacgtaggtgttccaaatatcaaaataataataatcatcactatgattataaaaggagaacaataagggttctcaaaatagtccttcaaaatgtgaaggcaatgcttaccatcaaattggtatgaaaataataaagcacgtcgctaattatgatccattccttgaagagaatgtgacttgtgataagcattgagaatgcaaagtcattcctaaagttgaatgtggcaatatgtgataaaagcaatgaataaagacatgcaattcatgattatatgaataccacacaactcaactctaagggaggtttgagtaaaataaagagaataaatattattgtgtggttacatgaatatgtcattggtcgcgtacatgtggtacgccaaatattattttgacatgccttataaaagttattaaaggcaaagttaaagcaagaaataattttgcttatgatgattttgaccatgacaatttattatgatataattttatccgtgaaggagacatttaccatatgaatggtatgataaaagatcttgtagtacaaaaattgttaagaactccaaaaaactaatttgttactacctggatgaataaacttattcatgacattgatattgtaaagtctcaaaagaaactttttgagtttcaaatatataagtcaaaatgattggcatattgagactataaataaaaggaatattgaatatctttatatttctataatcataccgggtaaatatgaaaggttacccgatcttctttctatttgtactacataaatataagcatgatgctggaatcatatgccacaagtaaactagaggtttactaaaacaaatattaattggcatgaccggttgaccatctcagttcaattatgatgcgaaaaattaattaagaattacattggcatatattgaagaatagaagattcttcaagaattctcttgtgctgtttattctcatgatataccaattaaaggttgggattgaatcccttgatttctgaaaggaataaaaggtgatatatatggggccagtcacctgccatgtggaccgtttactattatataattttaatagatgcatctattttatggtcacatgtgcatttgttatcaacttgcagtttggtttttacaaaattgcttgctcaaattatagagcacaattccagaatat
Proteins encoded:
- the LOC104214427 gene encoding uncharacterized protein; this encodes MASSSISLTYGNFFSRLNCNKQPILPNYIKNSHITAFFSTQNGHHLRLKQHLPIAAASDGLPSEITDEESKFVSVNPEYPKYGPPALLLLGFEVDEAAKIQQLLKEMGGEFLQVIFCTEDMISRSLWEAINTKQPNLDASKIAKQLPRICFLSGLTGEEMMMFIDAFEESGLEDPVFAALVENSADKPLQELIDEIMGDHELLSARNSS